In Polyodon spathula isolate WHYD16114869_AA chromosome 11, ASM1765450v1, whole genome shotgun sequence, one genomic interval encodes:
- the nrros gene encoding transforming growth factor beta activator LRRC33: MQVLMCLVCLYVLSVIQPRPCSVSASAVQHHALCMLDQSTAWYNGCNLVSVPTDLPENLQKLHLDWNHIQLLWNSSLTRYTHLRRLSCTQNTMKTIQAGVFSSTPLLESLSLASNLLHSNYHELGRALRFLPVLKSLDLSQNLLTEDMISSILQNLTSLESLTLSGNLLMRLDTSIFSGLHQLQELNLERNMLYEIEDGAFENLKKLRRLSVAFNHLPCIVDFHLTQLEVLNASHNAIEWFLSYQHQEQEFQLQTLDLSDNKMFFFPLLPNRSRIQTLLLAENQINFYGRKLDNSSNGQPAVVQFVNLDGSVRNITTTYLWDETLHSDVSSLELLDMSDNSLRYLPQGLLSRMTSLLRLRLAHNCLESMYLAPVEIPDSLVELDLSHNQLSELQLNQSFGNLLPNLKFFNLSSNDLQQIPPWTFSALQNISSIDLSSNKIEICSSQGDSHCVVLSSIFSLRHLYLSDCDLQVISPQALEGSPITHLELSRNPRFIVRRTTFLSLSRTLEHLGLGNTNISDMDFSPFQSLRSLDISGNALNHLPTSLLGLSLRTLNLRDNKLSTILPGQARVLGQKIQSLLLGGNLFNCCQLDWWTIFREMDNVRIEDQAEVKCHLSTLVDHISQMKQLASTHCEKKAEMIWPYILLFLPVCLILLGVCLVFILSLNPKLIPRFIKKRCRRSASY, from the exons ATGCAGGTGCTGATGTGCCTGGTCTGCCTCTACGTCTTGTCTGTGATCCAGCCCAGGCCCTGCTCAGTCTCAGCCTCTGCTGTCCAACACCATGCATTGTGCATGCTG GACCAGAGTACTGCTTGGTACAATGGCTGCAACCTGGTGTCCGTACCTACCGATCTTCCAGAGAACTTACAGAAGCTGCACCTTGACTGGAATCACATCCAATTGCTATGGAATTCCTCGCTGACACGCTACACTCATCTGCGGAGACTCAGCTGCACTCAGAACACAATGAAGACCATACAGGCGGGGGTCTTTTCCAGCACACCTCTGCTAGAAAGCCTCAGTCTAGCGAGCAACCTCCTTCATTCCAACTACCACGAGCTGGGCCGTGCTCTGCGGTTCCTGCCAGTTTTGAAAAGCTTGGACCTATCACAAAACTTGTTGACTGAAGACATGATCTCTTCCATCCTTCAGAACCTCACCTCCCTGGAGTCCCTGACCCTGTCTGGCAACCTTCTCATGAGGCTGGACACATCTATTTTCAGTGGTCTTCACCAACTGCAAGAGCTCAACCTGGAGAGGAACATGCTTTACGAGATCGAAGATGGTGCTTTTGAAAACTTAAAGAAGCTCCGAAGGCTCAGTGTGGCCTTCAACCACCTCCCCTGCATTGTGGACTTTCACCTGACCCAGCTGGAGGTTCTCAATGCCAGCCACAATGCCATTGAGTGGTTCCTCTCCTACCAGCACCAAGAACAGGAGTTTCAACTACAAACCCTGGATCTTTCAGACAACAAGATGTTCTTCTTTCCTCTCTTGCCAAACCGCAGCCGTATTCAGACTTTGCTGTTGGCAGAAAACCAAATAAATTTTTATGGGCGGAAACTGGACAATAGCTCTAATGGGCAGCCTGCTGTGGTCCAGTTTGTCAACCTAGACGGGAGTGTCAGAAACATTACGACCACATATCTGTGGGATGAAACTCTCCACAGTGATGTCTCATCCTTGGAACTTCTTGACATGAGTGACAACAGTCTTCGTTACCTGCCCCAAGGCTTGCTGAGCAGAATGACCTCTCTGTTGAGGCTCAGGTTGGCCCACAACTGCCTGGAATCCATGTACTTGGCGCCAGTGGAGATCCCAGATTCTCTTGTGGAGCTGGACTTGAGCCACAACCAGCTTTCAGAGCTGCAGCTCAATCAAAGCTTTGGGAATCTGCTGCCCAATTTGAAGTTTTTCAATCTGAGTTCCAATGACCTGCAGCAGATCCCTCCATGGACATTCAGTGCATTGCAGAACATCTCTTCTATAGATCTGAGTTCTAACAAAATTGAAATCTGCTCATCACAAGGTGACTCACACTGCGTGGTTTTGAGCAGCATTTTCTCTCTTCGACATCTCTACTTGTCAGATTGTGACCTGCAGGTGATATCTCCACAGGCTTTGGAGGGATCACCCATTACCCATTTGGAACTATCAAGAAACCCCAGGTTCATTGTGAGGAGGACTACTTTCCTAAGCCTTAGCAGGACTTTGGAGCACTTAGGTCTTGGGAACACCAACATTTCTGACATGGACTTTTCCCCATTCCAAAGCCTAAGGTCTTTAGACATCTCTGGGAATGCCTTAAACCACCTCCCCACTTCACTTCTGGGTCTATCCCTGAGGACGTTGAATTTGAGGGACAACAAGCTGTCCACCATTCTTCCTGGTCAAGCCAGGGTCTTGGGCCAGAAAATACAGTCTCTGCTCCTCGGGGGGAACCTGTTCAATTGTTGCCAACTGGACTGGTGGACTATTTTTAGGGAAATGGACAATGTGAGGATTGAAGACCAAGCTGAAGTGAAGTGCCACCTGTCTACTTTGGTGGACCATATTTCTCAGATGAAACAATTGGCAAGCACACATTGTGAAAAGAAGGCTGAAATGATCTGGCCCTATATCCTGCTTTTCTTGCCAGTGTGCCTCATTCTTCTAGGGGTCTGCTTGGTGTTCATCCTGTCCCTCAACCCCAAACTGATTCCCAGATTTATAAAGAAAAGATGCAGAAGGTCAGCTTCATACTAG